The Halanaerobium saccharolyticum subsp. saccharolyticum DSM 6643 DNA window AAAGGTTTTGCGGCTTTAGGGGAGTTAGAAGTTGGTGAAGGTGTAAAAGAACATGAGACTACTATGGAAGGCCCTAAGGCTGATCGTTTAAACTTAATTCGAGCAACTGAAGCAAATTTCGGACATATATTTATGCTTTATTCTGATCAAAAAAACGAAATAAATAATTTATTGATAAAAAAAATGAAAAATGAAGCACTTATAAAGGTTAAAGATGAAGATAAAAATATTCATAAAATCTGGAAGTTAGAAGATGATAAGCTGATAAAAGAAATAAAAGAAAAAATGGAGAATAAAAATTTATATATCGCTGACGGCCATCATCGTTATCAGACAGCCTTAAATTATCAAAAAGAATGTATAGATAAAGGTTGGGAAGCTGATGGGGTAGAAAGTTTTAATCATCGCTTAATGACTTTTATTAATATGGATGATCCAGGTTTAAGAGTATTACCAACTCACAGATTGTTATATGGGATAAAAGATTTTAACCTTAATTTATTTCTAAAAAAAGTAGCTGAGGATTTTAGTATAAAAGATTTTGAGAGTAAAGATAAAATGTATGAGTATTTAGATGCGAACACAGATAATAAAGTATTTGGTTTTAAAGCAGTAGAAGCTGATAAACATTATGTTTTTGAATTTGAAAATGAGGAAATTTTAAATGAAATTGAAGAAAAATATTCTAAAGAATACAAGAAATTGGATGTTAGTATTCTGCATAATATTTTATTAGATAAGTATCTTGGCATAGATAAAAAAGCGCTAGCTGCTAAATCTAATTTAGATTATATTAGATATCGTGATACAGCTCTAAAAAGCCTTGAAAAGGATAAATATCAGGCTGCATTTATTTTAAATCCAACTTCTGTTAAAGAGGTTAAGGAAATTGCTGATTTTGGTGAAAAAATGCCGCAAAAATCTACAGATTTTTACCCAAAATTATTAACCGGTCTGGTTATTAATAAACTTTCAATTAAAAAGTGATAGAGTGAAAGTCTGCTCGCAAATCTCGTGGGCTTGCCCCGAGCAGGGTCAATTTATTCTAGTTGAAATTCAAACTGTAATTATAGAGATTTTGTTATAAGGATGGGATCTATGTTAGAATACAAAAGGAACATATTAATATATCTGACAGCAATAATCCTTTTAGTCTTACTTGGATTTGCAGCTTTATTTATAGGATCAAGTGATATTAATTCAAAGGATGTAATTTCTTATATATTTAATAGCAGTGAAGTTTCTGTTTCAATCAGCATCATTATTTTTGAAATTAGATTGCCAAGGATTGTTTTAGCTTTTATTGTAGGTGCGGGTTTGGCTGTAGCTGGTTCTGTGTTTCAAGCTATCATAAGAAATCCGATGGTTGATCCATATATTATTGGTATTTCTGCTGGCGCTGGTACTGGAGTTATGCTGGCCTTATTTTTAGGTATAGAAATTGCTATTTTTAATCTTAATACAATTCCAGTCTTTGCTTTTTTGGGAGCAGCTTTAACTGTTTTAACTGTTTATCAATTGGCCAGGGTCGGCAGAAAATTACCCGTTTTAACTTTCTTATTAGCTGGAGTTGCAATGAGTTTTATCTTAAATTCGCTTATGTCATTTTTAATGGTGCTTAGAACAGAAAATCTGCAGCAATTAGTATATTGGCTAATGGGAAGTTTAGCCGGATCATCCTGGAATGATATTAATATGATATTACCTTATTTTTTAGTTGCCTTATTAGTTATAGTTTTTCATTTAAAGGATTTAAATATTTTACTACTGGGAGAAGAAAGTGCAGCCCATTTAGGATTAAATGTTGAAAGAACAAAAGTCATTTTATTAGGGGCTGCCTCATTGATTACTGCTTCAGTTGTTTCAGTGAGTGGGAGCATTGGCTTTATTGGATTAGTGGTACCTCATATTACAAGGATGATTATTGGCCCTGACCATAGAAAATTAATACCGCTTGCGGCAGTAATAGGAGGATCATTTTTGCTGATTGCTGATACAGCAGCAAGAACCTTAATGGCTCCGATGGAATTACCGGTAGGAATAATAACTGCTCTAGCTGGAGGACCATATTTCATTTATTTATTGCGCAATAAATCTAAAAATATTTGGTGAAAATTATGTTAAAAACAAATAATATTGAATTTAGTTATAATCAAAAAAATATTCTTAAAGGTATTGATTTACAAATAAATAAAGGTTCTTTTATTGGGATTATTGGTCCTAATGCTTCTGGTAAATCTACTCTTTTAAAAAATATCAGCAGAACTTTAATAGCTGATAAAGGAACGGTTTATCTTGATAAAAAAATATTAAATGAATATAGTTCTTTAGAATTAGCAAAAAAAATGGCTGTTGTACCTCAAAATACAGAAATAAGCTTTAATTTTAATGTTTATGATATTATAATGATGGGGAGGCATCCATATCAAAAAAGATGGTCAGGATTAAACGAAGAGGATAAGAAAATAGTAAAAGAGGTAATGGTAGTTACTGATACTTTGAAATTAAAAAATAAATTAATTAATGAACTATCCGGAGGTGAAAGGCAAAGAGTCATAATAGCTAGAGCTTTAGCTCAAAAACCGGATATATTATTATTGGATGAACCAACCTCTAACTTAGATATTAATTATCAGGGAGAAATTTATGATTTATTAAAATATTTAAATCAGGAATTTAATCTAACTATCATTACAGTATCTCATGATTTGAATTTAACTGCCCAATATTGTGAAGAGTTATTATTACTTAAAGAGGGGGAAATATTTGCTGCTGGTTCAGCAGCAAAAGTATTAACTGAAGAAAATATAAAGAAAGTTTATAAGGCTGAGGTTTTAATAAAAATGAATCCTATTTCTGAGAAACCATTTGTTACTGTAATTCCTGAAGCAAATAACAAATTTAGAAAAGAAAGATATAAAGATTTTAAAATACATGTAATAGCAGGTGGAGGAACAGCCCAAAATTTTCTATATAAATTAGATAATGCAGGCTATCCATTAAGTATCGGGGTCTTAAATGTTGGTGATGCTGATTGGCAGGTAGCAAAAGAACTTGGGATCGAAATTGTTGAGGCACCACCATTTATAGATATTTCTAGGAAAGCAATTGAAAAAAATAGAAAATTAATTCAAAAGTCAGATTTGGTTATTTTAAGTGACTTACCATTTGGACATGGAAATCTTGCTAATTTAGAGATTCTTCTTGATTTCCCCAAAAAGAAAAAGGTTCTTTTTTCGAATCATAGTATTAAAAAAAGGGATTATATTGAAGGAAAAGCGGAATTAATCTGGAATAAGATAATAATGGAAGATGAAAATGTTATTTTGTTA harbors:
- a CDS encoding DUF1015 domain-containing protein yields the protein MAKVFPFKAYRYNQEKVKDLEKVVTQPYDKIDTKLQNNYYEQSPYNIVRLILGKEENRYQSAAKYLKKWIKDEVLIQDQKPGFYIYTQEYEVAGEKFIRKGFAALGELEVGEGVKEHETTMEGPKADRLNLIRATEANFGHIFMLYSDQKNEINNLLIKKMKNEALIKVKDEDKNIHKIWKLEDDKLIKEIKEKMENKNLYIADGHHRYQTALNYQKECIDKGWEADGVESFNHRLMTFINMDDPGLRVLPTHRLLYGIKDFNLNLFLKKVAEDFSIKDFESKDKMYEYLDANTDNKVFGFKAVEADKHYVFEFENEEILNEIEEKYSKEYKKLDVSILHNILLDKYLGIDKKALAAKSNLDYIRYRDTALKSLEKDKYQAAFILNPTSVKEVKEIADFGEKMPQKSTDFYPKLLTGLVINKLSIKK
- a CDS encoding FecCD family ABC transporter permease codes for the protein MLEYKRNILIYLTAIILLVLLGFAALFIGSSDINSKDVISYIFNSSEVSVSISIIIFEIRLPRIVLAFIVGAGLAVAGSVFQAIIRNPMVDPYIIGISAGAGTGVMLALFLGIEIAIFNLNTIPVFAFLGAALTVLTVYQLARVGRKLPVLTFLLAGVAMSFILNSLMSFLMVLRTENLQQLVYWLMGSLAGSSWNDINMILPYFLVALLVIVFHLKDLNILLLGEESAAHLGLNVERTKVILLGAASLITASVVSVSGSIGFIGLVVPHITRMIIGPDHRKLIPLAAVIGGSFLLIADTAARTLMAPMELPVGIITALAGGPYFIYLLRNKSKNIW
- a CDS encoding ABC transporter ATP-binding protein, whose product is MLKTNNIEFSYNQKNILKGIDLQINKGSFIGIIGPNASGKSTLLKNISRTLIADKGTVYLDKKILNEYSSLELAKKMAVVPQNTEISFNFNVYDIIMMGRHPYQKRWSGLNEEDKKIVKEVMVVTDTLKLKNKLINELSGGERQRVIIARALAQKPDILLLDEPTSNLDINYQGEIYDLLKYLNQEFNLTIITVSHDLNLTAQYCEELLLLKEGEIFAAGSAAKVLTEENIKKVYKAEVLIKMNPISEKPFVTVIPEANNKFRKERYKDFKIHVIAGGGTAQNFLYKLDNAGYPLSIGVLNVGDADWQVAKELGIEIVEAPPFIDISRKAIEKNRKLIQKSDLVILSDLPFGHGNLANLEILLDFPKKKKVLFSNHSIKKRDYIEGKAELIWNKIIMEDENVILLKDKNNLINKVKELENVEMEM